A stretch of the Paenibacillus dendritiformis genome encodes the following:
- a CDS encoding DUF4184 family protein, which yields MPYTLAHPLYAAPLKLVQPKYLSLTGLILGSMAPDFEFFIALEPYQTIGHSTLGLFLQAIPLSVLLAVLFHCLIKAPLARHLPSVWNLDRKAHGLVRPWRLGGIRGWTVFLISVIIGFYAHVLLDGFTHETGIFVSLCPLLEQMMMGTPVYQFLQYGLSIIGLLAEGLFLVLALSKVRCGTGFVRVRKSAKVKYWIVVCGTAIAVAGIKIFSASIANYIGIIVVAPVTGFFLGLVIASALSRMKVIS from the coding sequence ATGCCGTATACACTTGCACATCCGTTGTATGCCGCGCCCTTGAAGCTGGTGCAGCCGAAGTATCTCAGTTTGACCGGCCTTATTTTGGGGAGCATGGCTCCCGACTTTGAATTTTTCATTGCATTGGAGCCTTATCAGACGATTGGCCATTCGACGCTGGGCCTGTTCCTGCAGGCGATCCCGTTAAGCGTACTGTTGGCGGTGTTGTTCCACTGCCTGATCAAAGCCCCTTTGGCGCGTCATCTGCCCTCCGTATGGAATCTGGACCGAAAAGCGCACGGACTGGTACGGCCATGGAGGCTGGGAGGCATTCGCGGCTGGACGGTATTTTTGATCTCGGTCATTATCGGATTCTACGCTCATGTGTTATTGGACGGCTTTACGCACGAGACAGGAATATTTGTAAGCCTCTGCCCGTTGCTTGAACAAATGATGATGGGAACGCCGGTGTACCAATTTCTTCAATATGGGCTTTCGATCATAGGTTTGCTGGCCGAAGGGCTATTTCTTGTTCTGGCGCTCAGCAAGGTCCGGTGCGGGACCGGCTTTGTTCGAGTCCGGAAAAGCGCCAAGGTGAAGTATTGGATCGTGGTATGCGGTACGGCAATCGCGGTCGCCGGAATCAAGATCTTCTCCGCCTCAATTGCGAACTACATCGGCATTATCGTCGTCGCCCCGGTCACGGGCTTTTTCCTAGGGCTTGTTATAGCGAGCGCCCTAAGCAGGATGAAGGTGATTTCGTAG
- a CDS encoding VOC family protein, whose protein sequence is MLHHVEFNVSDLERSIAFWGWLLKELGYEEFQRWPEGISWKQGDTYLVFVQTEARFLDLPYHRKRTGLNHIAFHAESKARVDELRLKLEERGIPMLYADRYPYAGGSGHYAVFFEDPDRMKVEIAARR, encoded by the coding sequence ATGCTGCATCACGTCGAGTTCAACGTATCTGATTTGGAACGATCCATCGCGTTTTGGGGATGGCTGCTGAAGGAGCTGGGGTATGAGGAATTCCAGAGATGGCCGGAAGGCATCAGTTGGAAGCAGGGAGACACCTATCTCGTATTCGTACAGACGGAAGCCCGGTTTCTTGATCTCCCCTACCATCGCAAGCGGACCGGCCTGAATCATATCGCTTTCCATGCGGAATCGAAGGCTCGAGTTGACGAGCTTCGCCTCAAGCTGGAGGAGAGAGGCATTCCTATGCTGTATGCGGACAGATATCCGTATGCCGGGGGCAGCGGTCATTATGCCGTGTTTTTCGAGGATCCGGACCGGATGAAGGTGGAGATCGCCGCTCGCCGCTAG
- the yqeK gene encoding bis(5'-nucleosyl)-tetraphosphatase (symmetrical) YqeK encodes MNTVYAELKVEALSGDLGKDVYRFLVRNGCPRTAEHCMRVGEEARRLAERFGLDSQAAEYAGYLHDISAVYPNNVRVPLSRSLGIEVLPEEEAFPMIVHQKLSRQMARDLFHVTDPDILDAVGCHTTLRKQATMIDKVLFVADKIEWDQEGTPPYLEQVEQALEISLEHASYAYVNYLWERRDTLKVLHPWLRDAYYELAGVMKEQSMPGRS; translated from the coding sequence ATGAATACGGTCTATGCTGAGCTAAAGGTCGAAGCGTTGTCAGGCGATTTGGGCAAAGATGTTTATCGTTTTCTGGTCAGGAACGGTTGTCCAAGGACGGCGGAGCACTGCATGAGGGTGGGGGAAGAAGCGCGCCGTCTGGCGGAGCGATTCGGGTTGGATTCACAGGCTGCGGAGTACGCCGGTTATCTCCATGATATAAGCGCGGTCTATCCCAACAATGTCAGAGTGCCCCTCTCTCGTTCCCTTGGCATTGAAGTGCTGCCGGAAGAAGAGGCCTTTCCGATGATTGTTCACCAGAAGCTGTCGCGGCAGATGGCCCGGGATCTGTTCCATGTAACCGACCCAGATATATTGGATGCGGTTGGCTGCCATACGACGCTCCGCAAGCAGGCCACGATGATAGACAAGGTGCTGTTCGTCGCGGACAAAATCGAATGGGATCAGGAAGGCACGCCTCCCTATTTGGAGCAAGTGGAGCAAGCGCTTGAGATCTCTCTCGAGCATGCCTCCTATGCCTATGTCAACTACTTGTGGGAGCGTCGGGATACGCTGAAGGTGCTTCATCCTTGGCTGCGGGACGCTTATTATGAACTGGCGGGCGTAATGAAGGAACAATCGATGCCGGGCCGTTCGTAA